A genomic stretch from Terriglobia bacterium includes:
- a CDS encoding tetratricopeptide repeat protein: protein MSRSDSYLKTYVDSGDGARLQGEIAEVWKSIRSRNVYSGGPRSEQTQQAIARSIVALKLASRTNDRALLAEACRLMAHTLNVDEQYGQSLDHYRKAITLFESCGSPEQANRTRLGFMAALYMTGNYDEAMEAAGEAERWFQSRNNSLGLAKIYTNVGNINYRREQHREALRFHSKARGLFEQLKNWPAVAMSYLNIANGLSFTDQLDEAEAMYNSAEELSARFNMQELFMQTRYNKSYLMFLQGRYPESIESFGAVREYFMKMGSQHHVNLCDLDGAEIHLHLLQPKEAVIFASRAVDGFAKLSMRYEHAKALTFLAMGLAQLDQIAEAEAAAVSARTMFEAEANTYWISVVDFCLAYVRMAKGDVDKARLLAAQAKLQFKTLEIKGGMAESLMRLGSMTFEPAQMKTAAACMTEVLKLTINKRR, encoded by the coding sequence ATGAGCAGGTCCGACTCGTATTTAAAGACTTACGTCGATTCCGGCGATGGAGCCCGCCTGCAGGGCGAGATCGCCGAAGTCTGGAAATCGATACGCAGCCGGAACGTCTATTCCGGCGGTCCGCGGAGCGAACAAACCCAGCAGGCGATCGCACGATCGATCGTCGCTCTCAAACTGGCGTCCCGGACAAACGACCGGGCTCTGCTGGCGGAAGCCTGCCGGCTCATGGCCCACACGCTCAACGTGGATGAGCAGTACGGCCAGTCCCTCGACCATTACCGGAAGGCAATCACGCTGTTCGAAAGCTGCGGCTCGCCGGAGCAGGCCAATCGCACGCGCCTTGGATTCATGGCCGCGCTGTACATGACCGGAAACTACGATGAGGCGATGGAGGCGGCCGGCGAAGCGGAACGCTGGTTCCAGTCGCGCAATAACTCGCTGGGTTTGGCCAAGATCTACACCAATGTCGGCAACATCAATTACCGGCGGGAACAGCATCGCGAAGCGTTGCGCTTTCACTCGAAGGCGCGGGGCCTGTTCGAACAGTTGAAGAATTGGCCGGCGGTTGCGATGAGTTACCTGAATATCGCGAACGGACTTTCATTTACCGACCAGCTCGATGAAGCGGAGGCCATGTACAACTCGGCGGAGGAACTCAGCGCGCGGTTCAATATGCAGGAACTGTTCATGCAGACGCGATATAACAAGTCGTACCTGATGTTCCTTCAGGGCCGTTATCCCGAGTCGATCGAATCGTTCGGAGCTGTCCGTGAATACTTCATGAAGATGGGCAGCCAGCACCACGTGAACCTCTGCGATCTCGATGGCGCCGAGATTCATCTGCATCTGCTCCAGCCGAAAGAGGCCGTGATTTTTGCGAGCCGCGCCGTCGATGGTTTCGCGAAATTGTCGATGCGGTATGAACATGCCAAGGCGCTCACATTTCTCGCGATGGGGCTCGCGCAACTCGACCAGATTGCCGAGGCGGAAGCGGCCGCCGTTTCCGCGCGGACCATGTTCGAAGCGGAAGCCAACACGTACTGGATTTCGGTTGTGGATTTTTGTCTGGCTTACGTCCGTATGGCAAAAGGTGACGTGGACAAAGCCCGGTTGCTCGCGGCGCAGGCCAAACTGCAGTTCAAGACCCTCGAGATCAAAGGCGGCATGGCAGAAAGCCTCATGCGCCTCGGTTCAATGACGTTCGAGCCGGCCCAGATGAAGACCGCCGCGGCGTGCATGACGGAGGTATTGAAGCTGACGATCAACAAGAGAAGGTAG
- a CDS encoding type II toxin-antitoxin system Phd/YefM family antitoxin codes for MNRVSVKDMRDHIAEIVNRAAFGKERILVTRHGKNVAAIVPVEDVETMEYLEDQYDIAEVQRIRAEGGPTLSMDELKARLARKPGAAPKRGGSRGRSAISRKR; via the coding sequence ATGAATAGGGTGTCGGTGAAAGACATGCGGGACCACATTGCGGAAATTGTGAACCGGGCAGCCTTTGGCAAGGAACGCATCCTTGTCACACGGCACGGCAAGAATGTGGCGGCTATCGTTCCGGTTGAAGATGTGGAAACGATGGAGTATCTCGAAGACCAATATGACATTGCGGAGGTGCAGCGCATTCGCGCCGAAGGGGGCCCGACGCTCTCGATGGACGAATTGAAAGCGCGGCTTGCCAGGAAGCCAGGGGCGGCCCCAAAACGTGGCGGGAGCCGCGGCCGTTCGGCCATATCGCGGAAACGCTAA
- a CDS encoding YetF domain-containing protein has product MDAALLRDLLHPDVSILEKIIRPILVYLFLIISLRLAGKRELAQLNPFDLVVLMTLSNTVQNAIIGNDNSLLGGLIGATTLLAMNYVVIRFLYSHETIDRFVEGNPDVLMENGQLQRQRLKKELITVTELEEAAHKQGFSSLEEIDRVVLESGGTLTFVPKKPAREEVEFKEVLRRLDLIAQDLAELKR; this is encoded by the coding sequence ATGGATGCAGCTCTACTGCGCGATCTTCTTCACCCCGACGTTTCGATTCTCGAAAAAATCATCCGGCCGATTCTGGTTTATCTGTTCCTGATCATTTCGCTGCGCCTTGCCGGCAAGCGGGAACTGGCGCAGCTCAATCCATTCGACCTGGTCGTCTTGATGACACTCTCCAACACTGTCCAGAACGCCATCATCGGTAACGACAATTCGCTGCTCGGCGGCCTGATCGGCGCCACCACCCTTCTGGCCATGAACTATGTCGTCATCCGGTTTCTCTATTCGCACGAGACCATCGACCGCTTTGTCGAAGGCAATCCCGACGTTCTGATGGAAAATGGCCAGCTCCAGCGGCAACGTTTGAAAAAAGAACTGATCACCGTCACCGAGCTGGAAGAAGCGGCCCATAAGCAGGGTTTCTCCTCCCTCGAAGAGATCGACCGCGTCGTGCTCGAATCCGGCGGCACCCTCACTTTCGTCCCGAAAAAACCGGCCAGAGAAGAAGTGGAATTCAAAGAGGTCCTGCGCCGCCTCGACCTGATTGCACAGGACCTGGCGGAATTGAAAAGGTAG
- the polA gene encoding DNA polymerase I, which produces MMKHPLFLIIDGMSQAYRAYFAIRGLATTQGLPTNAVYGFAIMLKRVIEKYPPDYICVALDSPERTVRHAQYDLYKATRKKMPPDLAQQLPYLRKFCEAMRIPVLAIPGQEADDIIATVATRAVANGLYPVVVTLDKDLYQLVDTILILNTSKDDLVVDREKVVELFGVTPEQIPDLLGLWGDTSDNVPGAPGIGEKTARDLVQKFGSIETLLERTDEVSSAKQRASLVENRQQILLSKQLVTIDTQVPVDVDWEDLKVKAPDRAILMPLLKELEFTGLIKEYLPPESGPTIEVVESEMPPATTGQVIIDVQTDRATFWTGEGAVHSVPLDNRVSAILSNPNVRKITYDLKTAMLKLRRRGLDISPPYDDPLLMAYLLFPNRGKYELENVVFDLTGHTVAPGDERTPWIGRLFKELASRVEQEAAKPYADIELPLSSVLAEVETAGMKIDVPVLERMSVEMGTQLEDLTRRICAIAGCEFNINSPRQLGEILFDKLNLPRPRKLRKSGQYSTAVEILEELAEKHELPRLVLEYRQLSKFKSTYIDVIPKLIDPASGRLHTSFHQAAASTGRLSSSDPNLQNIPVRADLGRKIRGAFIPEAGFSLVSADYSQVELRILAHLSGDDHLAEAFSAGEDIHRRTAAAVLGLTIDQVTSAQRERAKAVNFGIVYGQTPYGLAQQLGISPEEAADFIEKYFAQYQGVRRYIENCLSQARDTGVTRTLFGRLRQHPEINSKNGMRRSMAERTAINSPIQGTAADIIKIAMIRIAEELRQKKLKTRMVLQVHDELIFEVPEDELAVRETIREMMQNVVQLNVPLTVDVKQGKTWEQLGK; this is translated from the coding sequence ATGATGAAACACCCTCTATTTCTCATCATCGACGGCATGTCGCAGGCGTATCGCGCCTATTTTGCGATTCGCGGACTCGCCACCACGCAGGGACTGCCGACCAACGCTGTGTATGGATTCGCCATTATGTTGAAACGGGTGATCGAAAAATACCCACCCGACTACATCTGTGTGGCACTCGACAGCCCGGAACGCACCGTCCGCCACGCGCAGTACGACCTTTATAAGGCGACGCGAAAGAAAATGCCGCCCGACCTCGCCCAGCAGCTGCCTTATTTACGGAAATTTTGTGAGGCGATGCGCATACCGGTACTCGCGATCCCGGGGCAGGAAGCCGACGATATCATCGCCACCGTCGCAACCCGGGCGGTAGCGAACGGCCTCTATCCCGTCGTCGTCACCCTCGACAAGGATCTGTATCAGTTAGTGGACACCATTCTGATTTTGAACACATCGAAGGACGACCTGGTCGTCGACCGGGAAAAAGTCGTCGAATTGTTCGGAGTGACGCCCGAACAGATCCCCGATCTACTCGGGCTCTGGGGGGACACCTCCGACAACGTGCCGGGAGCGCCCGGCATCGGCGAGAAAACCGCGCGCGACCTGGTGCAGAAATTCGGATCGATCGAGACGCTCCTCGAACGCACCGATGAAGTATCGAGTGCGAAGCAGCGCGCGTCGCTGGTGGAGAACCGGCAGCAGATCCTGCTCAGCAAACAGCTCGTGACCATCGATACGCAGGTTCCGGTCGACGTCGACTGGGAAGATCTCAAAGTGAAGGCCCCCGATCGCGCCATATTGATGCCGCTTTTGAAGGAACTCGAATTCACCGGGCTGATCAAAGAATATCTGCCGCCCGAAAGCGGCCCCACCATCGAAGTCGTCGAAAGCGAAATGCCGCCGGCCACTACCGGACAAGTCATCATCGACGTCCAGACCGACCGCGCCACGTTCTGGACCGGAGAGGGCGCCGTTCACAGCGTGCCTCTCGACAATCGCGTCAGTGCAATTCTCTCGAATCCGAATGTCCGCAAGATCACGTACGACCTCAAGACAGCGATGCTGAAGCTGAGGAGGCGTGGCCTGGACATCTCACCGCCTTACGACGATCCGCTGCTGATGGCGTATCTGCTGTTTCCGAATCGCGGAAAGTACGAGCTGGAAAATGTCGTCTTCGATCTGACAGGTCACACGGTCGCGCCGGGCGACGAACGCACGCCGTGGATCGGCCGGCTCTTCAAAGAGCTCGCTTCCCGCGTTGAACAGGAAGCCGCGAAACCCTACGCCGATATCGAGCTGCCGCTGTCGTCCGTGCTCGCCGAAGTGGAGACGGCGGGGATGAAGATCGATGTACCCGTCCTGGAACGTATGTCGGTGGAAATGGGAACCCAGCTCGAGGACCTCACCCGGCGGATCTGCGCGATTGCCGGCTGCGAGTTCAACATCAATTCTCCGCGCCAGCTCGGAGAGATCCTGTTCGACAAACTCAACCTGCCGCGGCCTCGCAAACTGAGAAAGTCGGGCCAGTACTCCACCGCCGTCGAAATTCTGGAAGAGCTGGCGGAAAAGCATGAATTGCCGCGACTGGTCCTGGAATACCGCCAGCTTTCGAAGTTCAAATCGACATATATCGATGTCATTCCGAAGCTGATCGATCCGGCGAGCGGCCGCCTCCACACCTCGTTTCACCAGGCGGCGGCATCCACGGGGCGGCTTTCGAGCAGCGATCCCAACCTTCAGAACATTCCGGTCCGCGCCGATCTCGGACGCAAAATTCGCGGCGCTTTCATTCCGGAAGCAGGCTTCAGCCTGGTCTCGGCCGATTATTCCCAGGTCGAGCTGCGGATTCTCGCGCATCTTTCGGGCGACGATCATCTCGCCGAAGCCTTCTCCGCCGGAGAAGACATCCATCGGCGCACGGCCGCTGCGGTGCTCGGCCTGACGATCGATCAGGTCACTTCCGCCCAGCGCGAACGCGCCAAGGCCGTCAATTTCGGGATTGTTTATGGGCAAACGCCGTATGGACTCGCGCAGCAACTCGGCATCAGCCCGGAAGAGGCCGCCGACTTCATCGAGAAATACTTCGCGCAGTATCAGGGGGTCCGGCGGTATATCGAGAACTGCCTGAGCCAGGCGCGCGACACCGGGGTTACGCGAACCCTGTTCGGCCGCCTCCGCCAGCACCCGGAGATCAATTCAAAGAACGGAATGCGCCGCAGTATGGCCGAGCGGACCGCGATCAATTCTCCGATCCAGGGGACCGCAGCGGACATCATCAAGATCGCGATGATCCGCATTGCTGAAGAATTACGCCAAAAGAAACTGAAAACCCGAATGGTGCTCCAGGTCCATGACGAGCTGATCTTTGAAGTTCCTGAAGACGAGCTGGCGGTCAGGGAAACGATTCGCGAAATGATGCAGAACGTCGTTCAGCTGAATGTTCCGCTTACTGTGGACGTCAAACAGGGAAAGACCTGGGAGCAGCTGGGGAAATAG
- a CDS encoding type II toxin-antitoxin system RelE/ParE family toxin → MLSRRFIGDHCSRILKKIAALPSHPRPSGMTQLATSGDPVYRIRIGDYRVIYEVHDEGALSHE, encoded by the coding sequence GTGTTGTCGCGACGGTTCATCGGTGATCATTGCAGCCGAATCCTGAAGAAAATCGCGGCATTGCCGTCTCATCCCCGGCCTTCGGGCATGACGCAGCTGGCGACTTCCGGAGACCCGGTCTATCGGATCCGGATCGGGGATTACCGCGTGATCTATGAAGTTCACGACGAAGGAGCTTTGAGTCATGAATAG
- a CDS encoding S8 family serine peptidase produces the protein MKRFLAAFLLIVSTQLSVWAGPHRVIVQVAPNAQARAIAGAVGGQVLQAIPGTNFYLMSVPSAASLAAASQLGVVAVENNAPIAVQPSGAIAIVQSSQGAEWYAAQPAMQLVHAARAAAVSSGRGIVIADINARIDYGHPALIGHLTSGYDFVADRAANGASLNQSSASFLDQSSAGFLDQSSAAFLDQSTAAFLDQSTASFLDQSSASFLDASNPAHGHATFCAGILAALAPNAMIMPLRAFDDNGNADAFTIARAILYAVSNGADVINMSFGMASSSQAVQAAIQIATNKGIVVVASAGNDNSSTPQFPASLNTVLGVAATDLNDKKAAFSNYGNDIFVDAPGVNIISAYPGGYYAIASGTSFSAPFVSAEAALLLSESRRNPDNPMANGAVNIDAQNPGFKNELGTGRIDMLQAVENVR, from the coding sequence ATGAAAAGGTTCCTCGCTGCATTTCTTCTGATTGTTTCAACTCAGCTCTCGGTATGGGCCGGTCCGCACCGGGTCATTGTCCAGGTCGCTCCCAATGCCCAGGCCCGCGCTATCGCCGGCGCCGTGGGCGGACAGGTGTTGCAAGCCATACCGGGGACGAACTTCTACCTGATGAGCGTCCCTTCGGCCGCGTCACTTGCAGCTGCCTCTCAATTGGGTGTGGTCGCTGTCGAAAACAATGCCCCGATCGCAGTTCAACCATCGGGAGCGATCGCTATCGTTCAGAGCTCCCAGGGAGCGGAATGGTACGCCGCGCAGCCCGCGATGCAACTGGTCCATGCGGCCAGAGCCGCGGCGGTTTCCAGCGGGCGTGGAATCGTTATCGCGGACATCAACGCGCGCATCGATTATGGCCATCCCGCGCTGATCGGCCATCTGACGTCCGGATACGATTTCGTGGCGGACCGGGCAGCGAACGGCGCGTCGTTAAATCAATCGTCGGCGAGTTTTCTGGACCAGTCTTCGGCGGGATTCCTGGATCAATCTTCCGCGGCATTTCTGGATCAGTCGACGGCGGCGTTCCTGGATCAATCGACGGCGAGTTTTCTCGACCAGTCTTCGGCCAGTTTTCTGGATGCTTCCAACCCGGCCCACGGTCACGCGACTTTCTGCGCCGGGATTCTTGCCGCTCTTGCTCCCAATGCCATGATCATGCCGCTCCGGGCGTTCGACGATAACGGCAACGCGGATGCCTTCACGATTGCGCGGGCCATTCTATACGCTGTCTCGAACGGCGCCGATGTCATCAACATGAGCTTCGGCATGGCATCCTCGTCGCAGGCCGTGCAGGCAGCGATCCAGATTGCCACAAATAAAGGAATTGTCGTCGTCGCCTCAGCCGGCAACGACAATAGCAGCACGCCGCAGTTCCCGGCTTCCCTCAATACGGTGCTCGGCGTTGCTGCTACCGATTTGAACGACAAAAAGGCAGCGTTCTCGAATTATGGCAACGACATCTTCGTCGATGCTCCGGGAGTGAACATCATTTCGGCGTACCCCGGCGGATACTACGCGATCGCGTCCGGTACATCTTTCAGCGCACCTTTCGTCTCCGCCGAAGCCGCGCTGCTTCTGTCCGAGAGCCGCAGAAATCCCGATAATCCGATGGCCAACGGCGCCGTCAACATCGACGCCCAAAACCCGGGGTTTAAGAATGAGCTCGGTACGGGACGAATCGACATGCTGCAGGCCGTCGAAAACGTGAGGTAA
- a CDS encoding DUF3108 domain-containing protein, which translates to MNIILSFVLALALLGPEGIPAPQAIAGESGAMVTSGGGNAQRWTGGWTMEPARENGRPAVHFTEEGKGQYSGFTGQISWAADALWSADGPLKPLRSEKTFKDSSGKVIGKERMTFDPSKGSVKYERERDGRVVESKQMTVPADTLAPEGIAGILRFLPFDHWHNQTVHILSNEPKLYNIKLEMRGREMVKTPAGEFECFKIELVPQLGALNLVRSFLPKEYFWFSVEPSHFWVKYEGLEEGLGTPQIMMELRTYQPN; encoded by the coding sequence ATGAATATCATCCTGTCATTTGTTCTGGCTTTGGCGCTTCTCGGGCCTGAAGGCATTCCCGCTCCGCAGGCAATTGCCGGCGAGAGCGGCGCCATGGTGACGTCCGGAGGAGGAAATGCGCAGCGTTGGACCGGAGGTTGGACGATGGAACCGGCACGGGAAAATGGACGTCCGGCTGTGCACTTCACGGAGGAGGGAAAAGGGCAGTACTCGGGATTTACCGGGCAGATCTCATGGGCAGCGGATGCCCTGTGGAGCGCGGACGGGCCTCTCAAGCCGCTGCGGTCCGAGAAGACGTTCAAGGACAGCAGCGGGAAAGTGATCGGAAAGGAGCGGATGACGTTTGATCCATCGAAGGGTTCGGTGAAGTATGAGCGCGAGCGCGACGGGCGCGTGGTGGAATCGAAACAAATGACGGTGCCTGCGGATACGCTGGCGCCGGAGGGGATTGCCGGAATCTTGAGATTCCTGCCGTTCGACCATTGGCATAACCAGACCGTGCATATCCTGAGCAACGAACCCAAGCTCTATAACATCAAGCTCGAGATGCGGGGCAGGGAAATGGTCAAGACGCCGGCCGGAGAGTTCGAGTGCTTCAAGATCGAGCTGGTCCCGCAACTGGGCGCGCTGAATCTGGTGAGGTCGTTTCTGCCGAAAGAGTATTTCTGGTTCAGTGTCGAGCCATCGCACTTCTGGGTGAAATATGAAGGGCTGGAGGAGGGGCTGGGGACCCCGCAGATCATGATGGAGTTGAGGACTTACCAGCCGAATTGA
- the lpxC gene encoding UDP-3-O-acyl-N-acetylglucosamine deacetylase yields MPRMHEQTIAKPIEFSGIGLHTGEHATVRVLPAPAGKGIVFRRVDLDNFEIRADVGSVARVSYATTLMNRGVWISTVEHILSALYGVGIDNAYIELDNFEVPILDGSALPFTEAIASVGIQPQDQPRQYIRITREFVLHDGDKTIGIYPCDRFAIQYDIDFPHPLIGQQRVDVQFTGTNYADSIAPARTFGFYDEVEKLQAGGLIRGGSLENAIVLTETGMLNDTSLRFPDEFVRHKTLDLLGDFALIGQPVLGRLVAHRAGHALHTRFVAELLESTSHWVMDTPSELSVSSAR; encoded by the coding sequence ATGCCACGGATGCACGAGCAGACGATTGCGAAACCGATCGAGTTCAGTGGTATCGGGCTTCATACTGGCGAGCATGCGACGGTTCGGGTTTTGCCGGCTCCTGCCGGAAAAGGCATCGTCTTTCGCCGCGTCGATCTGGACAATTTCGAGATCCGCGCGGATGTGGGGTCGGTCGCCCGCGTTTCCTACGCCACGACTCTGATGAATCGCGGCGTCTGGATTTCGACCGTCGAGCATATTCTGTCGGCGCTCTACGGCGTCGGGATCGACAACGCGTACATCGAGCTCGATAACTTCGAAGTTCCCATCCTCGACGGGAGCGCTCTGCCCTTTACGGAAGCGATCGCGAGCGTCGGGATCCAGCCGCAAGACCAGCCAAGGCAATATATTCGGATTACCAGGGAATTTGTGTTGCACGACGGTGATAAGACGATCGGGATCTATCCCTGCGACAGGTTCGCCATCCAGTATGACATCGATTTTCCTCACCCGCTGATCGGACAACAGCGCGTGGACGTGCAGTTTACCGGCACGAACTACGCGGATTCCATTGCTCCCGCCCGGACCTTCGGGTTTTATGACGAAGTGGAAAAGCTGCAGGCGGGCGGTCTGATCCGCGGTGGCTCGCTCGAGAATGCCATCGTGCTGACCGAGACAGGAATGTTGAACGACACCTCGCTCCGTTTTCCGGATGAGTTTGTCCGGCACAAGACGCTGGATTTGCTTGGCGACTTTGCTCTGATCGGGCAGCCGGTCCTGGGGCGGCTCGTGGCGCACCGCGCAGGGCACGCGCTGCACACGAGGTTTGTGGCCGAGTTGCTGGAGAGTACGTCTCATTGGGTGATGGACACGCCTTCCGAGTTGTCGGTTTCCTCCGCGCGGTAA
- a CDS encoding ComF family protein, translating into MRFPKRALLDHILNLLFPVTCCVCHAPVQERRWGGACPECWSSLFPIEPPFCSKCGEPAPAIEGLCGGCLRGDHLFDFARSALLFTHTFREIIHHLKYADRVSLAKPLGRILKECLNAHDFQGALILPVPLHRSRERSRGFNQSELIAAQLGRPVSTRLLRRRKNTPSQTGLSRNERKRNLAGAFELSAKVSGTIIVVDDVYTTGSTMNEVTRTLKRGGAERVEVLTVARVANEVYRAEETDNSEGVSITQ; encoded by the coding sequence TTGCGTTTCCCCAAACGCGCTTTGCTCGACCACATTCTCAATCTCCTGTTCCCAGTCACATGTTGCGTCTGTCATGCTCCAGTTCAGGAGCGCAGATGGGGAGGGGCATGTCCGGAATGCTGGTCCAGCCTGTTTCCGATCGAGCCGCCTTTCTGCAGTAAGTGCGGCGAACCCGCGCCCGCCATTGAAGGACTCTGCGGCGGCTGCCTGCGCGGTGATCATCTCTTCGACTTCGCCCGCTCCGCTCTGCTCTTCACGCACACCTTCCGCGAAATCATCCATCACCTGAAGTACGCCGACCGCGTGTCACTGGCAAAACCGCTCGGCCGCATCCTCAAGGAGTGCCTCAACGCCCACGACTTCCAGGGCGCCCTCATCCTGCCCGTCCCTCTCCACCGCTCGCGCGAACGCAGCCGCGGCTTCAACCAGTCCGAACTTATCGCCGCACAGCTCGGGCGGCCGGTTTCCACGCGTCTGCTCCGCCGGCGCAAGAACACGCCGAGCCAGACAGGCCTTTCACGCAACGAACGCAAACGAAACCTGGCCGGCGCATTCGAGCTCTCTGCAAAAGTCAGCGGAACGATCATCGTGGTCGACGACGTCTACACCACCGGCTCGACGATGAACGAAGTCACGCGCACCCTGAAACGTGGAGGAGCGGAAAGAGTGGAAGTGTTGACCGTGGCGCGCGTCGCCAACGAGGTTTACCGCGCGGAGGAAACCGACAACTCGGAAGGCGTGTCCATCACCCAATGA